Genomic segment of Candidatus Goldiibacteriota bacterium:
GGCACAGGCGCGGGCAGAGGCGCGGGAGGCGGTATGGGTTCAGGAAAGGGAAGCGGAAGGGGAGCCGGAAAGGGTGCCGGTAGAAATAGAAGCGGATTATAAATATGACCATGGCGGCAAAAGGCGAATTTTCTGAAGAAGAGCTTGAAAAAAATAAAAAAGTTTATTTGTCAAGGCTTGAGCTTTACAAAAGTTACGGTTATGACAATGAAAAAGAGAGGCTTTTTATAATAAATGCCGCTGAACCTTTTGGCGGCAGTGTGCTTGAAGCCGGAACCGGAAAAGGACATCTTGCCCTTGCAATCGCGAAAAAAGGGCATAAGCTTATTACTTATGACGTTGATGATACAAATCAGCGTTACGCAAGGATGAATATTGATTCGGCCGGTTTAAGTGAAAAAGTTAAATTTTTAATTGAAAGCAAAGAAAAATTAAGTTTTAAGGACAACAGTTTTGACACTGTTTTCTGCGTTAACACGCTTCATCATCTGCGGGATTCCGCAATAGTGCTGGATGAATTAATAAGGGTGTTATCGGATAACGGAAAATTTATCCTCAGTGATTTTACAAAAAAAGCCTTTGATGTTATGGATGTTATACACAGAAATGACGGAAATGAACATGAAGTTGTAGGGTGGAGTATGGATAAAGCGGCGGAATTTTTGAAAAGTAAGGGCTGTATCATCACGGAAACGGCTGATGAGTATCAAACGGTATATATAATAAGGAAAGGTGTAAAATGATAATAGCGGTGGCAAGCGGAAAGGGCGGCACCGGGAAAACCACGGTTGCCGTAAATTTCGCCCTTTCAATAGATAACGCGCAGCTTCTTGATTGTGATGTTGAAGAGCCAAATTCGCATTTGTTTTTAAAACCGGAAATAACTGACAGAAAAAAATCTGTTGTTTTGGTTCCCAGGGTAAATCACGATATATGTACTTACTGCCAAAGGTGCAGGGAAGTATGCGCTTATGGCGCTATAGCTGTTATCCCCCCTTCTGCCGGTAAAGGAAAAGGGCAGGTTTTAATTTTTGACAACCTTTGCCACAGCTGCGGCGCCTGCGTTATGCTTTGCCCTGAAAAAGCCATGTTTGAAGAAGAACGGGAAACCGGAATTATAGAAACAGGGAAAGCGGGAAAGGTTGATTTTACACACGGCAGGCTTAACTTAAAAGAAGCCATGTCTCCGCCCCTTATTAAACAGGTAAAAAAAGGCATTAATAAGGAAAAAATTTCCATTATTGATTCTCCTCCGGGGACATCGTGCCCTGTTATTGCGTCGGTTAAGGGCGCTGATTTTGTGCTGCTTGTAACCGAACCCACGCCTTTTGGATTAAATGACCTTAAACTTGCGGTTGAAACCGTTAAAACATTAAATTTACCGGTTGGAATAGTGATTAACAGGTCGTGTGAAAATGACCATCTTATTGAAGATTACAGTAAAAGGGAAAAGATACCCGTTATGATGAAAATACCTTTTGACAGGAATATAGCGGTGGCTTATTCAAAAGGGATTAATATCGTTGAGGTTATGCCTGAATACATGGAAAAGTTTAAAGGGCTTTTAAATTTAATCACCTCCCGTATTGCGGGAAAGGGGGGTGTTCAATGAAACAGATTGTTGTTATAAGCGGCAAGGGCGGAACAGGAAAAACTATTTTTTCTTCTTCTTTTGCCGTGCTTGCCAAAAACAGCGTGGCCGCGGACTGTGATGTGGATGCGGCGAATATGCACCTGCTTTTGCATCCGCAGATTGAAGAAAGGCATGAATTTATGGCGGGTCAAAAAGCGGTGCTGGATAAAGAGCAATGCATAAAATGCGGAAAATGCGTCGAAGCGTGCAGGTTTGAAGCTATAAGTGATGGCTATATAATTGACGCCGCGGCGTGCGAAGGGTGCGGGTTGTGCCAAAGAATATGCCCGGTGAAAGCCATTAAGATGAAACCAAGCACGGCCGGAGAGTGGTTTGTTTCAAAGACTAAATACGGCCCTTTTATTCACGCCAGACTTGGAATTGCCGAAGATAATTCAGGAAAGCTTGTAAGCAAAGTAAGGGAAGCGGCAAAGAAAAAAGCTGAAGATATAAATGCTTCTTATATTATAGTGGACGGACCTCCCGGAACAGGATGCCCTGTAATGGCGGCAATTACCGGTGTTGACCTTGCTGTTGTAGTAACCGAACCTACAGTATCGGGCGTGCATGATTTAAAAAGAGTCGCGGAAGTGCTTGGCCACTTTAAGATAAAAGCGGGAATTGTGGTTAATAAAAGCGATATAAATACTGAAAAAACCTCTGAAATAAAAGAATTTGCTTTAAAATCCGGCATGATTTTTTTTGGGGAGCTGTCTTTTTCCAAAGAGGTAAGCGATGCCGTCATAAACTGCAAACCGCCTGTTGAATACTGCGGTGAAAATATAACAGGTAAAATTAAGGAAATATGGAAATCTGTAGAAACGGCTTCAAACTGATCCGCTGAAAGGAGATATAAAATGGATTATAAATATATTTACGGCCCTGTGCCTTCGTGGAGGCTGGGAAGTTCGCTTGGAATAGACCCTCTTTCACAGAAGGAAAAAATATGTACTTTTGACTGCGCGTACTGCCAGATAGGGAAA
This window contains:
- a CDS encoding class I SAM-dependent methyltransferase, whose protein sequence is MTMAAKGEFSEEELEKNKKVYLSRLELYKSYGYDNEKERLFIINAAEPFGGSVLEAGTGKGHLALAIAKKGHKLITYDVDDTNQRYARMNIDSAGLSEKVKFLIESKEKLSFKDNSFDTVFCVNTLHHLRDSAIVLDELIRVLSDNGKFILSDFTKKAFDVMDVIHRNDGNEHEVVGWSMDKAAEFLKSKGCIITETADEYQTVYIIRKGVK
- a CDS encoding ATP-binding protein, with translation MIIAVASGKGGTGKTTVAVNFALSIDNAQLLDCDVEEPNSHLFLKPEITDRKKSVVLVPRVNHDICTYCQRCREVCAYGAIAVIPPSAGKGKGQVLIFDNLCHSCGACVMLCPEKAMFEEERETGIIETGKAGKVDFTHGRLNLKEAMSPPLIKQVKKGINKEKISIIDSPPGTSCPVIASVKGADFVLLVTEPTPFGLNDLKLAVETVKTLNLPVGIVINRSCENDHLIEDYSKREKIPVMMKIPFDRNIAVAYSKGINIVEVMPEYMEKFKGLLNLITSRIAGKGGVQ
- a CDS encoding ATP-binding protein, whose protein sequence is MKQIVVISGKGGTGKTIFSSSFAVLAKNSVAADCDVDAANMHLLLHPQIEERHEFMAGQKAVLDKEQCIKCGKCVEACRFEAISDGYIIDAAACEGCGLCQRICPVKAIKMKPSTAGEWFVSKTKYGPFIHARLGIAEDNSGKLVSKVREAAKKKAEDINASYIIVDGPPGTGCPVMAAITGVDLAVVVTEPTVSGVHDLKRVAEVLGHFKIKAGIVVNKSDINTEKTSEIKEFALKSGMIFFGELSFSKEVSDAVINCKPPVEYCGENITGKIKEIWKSVETASN